A genomic stretch from Mesotoga sp. Brook.08.105.5.1 includes:
- a CDS encoding DUF11 domain-containing protein — MSKKLLLVLLAVMIAVAAIAAPPAAGTKIKNQAAATYTDGRGVTRTILSNQVITTVLPVYSVLVTPDLIEQPGAAGQTMQFQFRIDNLANTVDTFKTIVNIDTASTFTPQNIEVFYDENGNGVVDPGEELWKETIPIPSGDFRYVIVRYRVPSAAAAGTTATVYLDVDSASDPVNAFDHNNAARTTVYNDAVLTLFKSATPQEVKAGDEVVYTISGANVGNKAASDITIIDVLPASLEYLGFLDKVPAGMTVDVTGNTVTLDIASLNAGSSFRIRLRVKVKDNTLASIIENVATMTYKTTALETVSRSSNVSTIMVGGPGNETTKVWIGPKDNPEAEDPNDITIKPGVAGTLVEFTNTVKNAGLSTDIINITIAGVLPAGLDNVVAISFFTENLTPLPDTDDNGMQDTGPLAPGETFDITLKIFIPADIDVGVTSITALVKAISSISPAAFDTTTDMVEPITFPSVKIGNMSGTATDTTVDKTSVNKDADPGSYAYFPLDVVNNSDAGDTFSLSADLVDGYTVRFYIDTNGNGVLDPDEMIPITNTGQVSPNSGIRIIARVTVPEGALYTGVAVPVEFFATSLTRPTVEDSQINTITVNAVRHITLLPSRNGSAAPGQNIDYEHTLTNTGNVAVTVKLYPSSTRGWDFTFLQGGNPVNLDATWTLEPGVSITGIFRLEVPSDEPLGVTDVAYLKAEVQEDTNVTATVIDITVVVSEKVTLEKAVNKTDAKPGEQLIYTITYADTGTEPINNLIIYDTIPFYTSLDPVIVTDTVNFTEPSQVSTDYGVTWEDWATFDKSTLASVTTVKWIIGTLTAGQSGTVVFPVLIDGY; from the coding sequence ATGAGTAAGAAACTTCTACTGGTGCTCCTCGCGGTCATGATAGCTGTTGCCGCGATTGCCGCACCACCTGCCGCCGGCACCAAAATCAAGAACCAGGCCGCGGCTACATATACCGATGGCAGGGGAGTAACCAGAACAATCCTATCGAACCAGGTAATAACCACGGTACTACCGGTCTATTCGGTACTTGTCACACCCGATCTAATAGAACAACCAGGTGCCGCCGGACAGACTATGCAGTTTCAGTTCAGGATCGACAATCTCGCAAACACTGTCGATACTTTCAAAACGATTGTGAATATCGACACCGCATCGACATTTACTCCGCAAAATATCGAAGTCTTCTACGACGAAAATGGCAATGGCGTCGTTGACCCCGGTGAAGAGCTCTGGAAAGAAACAATCCCGATACCATCGGGTGACTTCAGGTACGTCATAGTCAGGTACAGGGTGCCGAGCGCGGCTGCGGCCGGAACCACCGCCACAGTCTATCTTGATGTTGACTCGGCAAGCGATCCGGTAAATGCTTTCGATCACAACAATGCGGCGCGCACAACGGTCTATAACGATGCCGTGCTGACTCTCTTCAAATCTGCCACCCCGCAGGAAGTCAAGGCCGGCGACGAAGTCGTTTACACGATTTCCGGAGCTAACGTAGGTAACAAGGCAGCTTCAGACATAACCATAATCGACGTTCTGCCGGCAAGTCTTGAATATCTTGGCTTCCTTGACAAAGTACCGGCAGGTATGACTGTTGATGTAACAGGCAATACCGTGACCTTGGATATCGCCAGTCTTAATGCAGGCTCGAGTTTCCGGATTAGACTGAGAGTGAAGGTGAAAGACAATACTCTTGCAAGTATCATCGAGAACGTGGCGACGATGACTTACAAGACGACTGCACTGGAGACTGTGAGCAGGAGCTCAAACGTTTCCACTATCATGGTTGGGGGACCGGGCAACGAGACGACTAAGGTCTGGATCGGTCCCAAAGACAATCCCGAAGCGGAAGATCCGAACGATATCACGATAAAGCCCGGTGTTGCCGGTACTCTGGTAGAGTTCACTAATACAGTAAAGAATGCCGGTCTCTCAACGGACATAATAAACATTACAATCGCTGGAGTTCTTCCTGCGGGCCTGGATAATGTTGTCGCTATCTCCTTTTTCACCGAGAACCTTACTCCACTACCAGATACCGACGACAACGGGATGCAGGACACCGGTCCGCTTGCACCGGGAGAGACCTTCGACATTACACTCAAGATCTTCATACCCGCAGATATTGATGTAGGTGTCACCTCGATTACCGCTCTCGTGAAAGCGATCTCCTCGATATCTCCAGCCGCTTTCGATACAACAACAGACATGGTCGAGCCAATAACCTTCCCGTCCGTAAAGATCGGAAATATGTCTGGAACGGCCACCGATACTACTGTAGATAAGACTTCGGTAAACAAAGACGCCGATCCCGGCTCTTATGCATATTTCCCGCTTGACGTCGTAAATAACTCCGATGCTGGCGATACTTTCAGCCTCTCGGCCGATCTTGTTGATGGCTATACGGTGAGGTTCTATATCGATACCAACGGAAACGGAGTTCTCGATCCAGATGAGATGATACCTATAACAAATACTGGTCAGGTATCTCCAAACAGTGGGATCAGAATCATAGCGAGAGTAACCGTCCCCGAAGGAGCCCTTTACACAGGAGTAGCAGTTCCCGTGGAGTTCTTTGCGACTTCTTTGACGAGACCCACAGTTGAGGACTCGCAAATAAACACGATCACTGTGAATGCTGTCAGGCACATTACACTTTTGCCATCCAGAAATGGATCGGCCGCACCCGGGCAGAATATCGACTACGAGCACACTCTGACAAACACGGGTAATGTAGCGGTGACTGTAAAGCTCTATCCAAGCTCGACGAGAGGCTGGGACTTCACTTTCCTTCAGGGCGGAAACCCAGTAAATCTGGATGCAACTTGGACACTCGAGCCCGGCGTTAGCATAACAGGAATATTCAGGCTTGAGGTCCCGAGTGATGAACCTCTTGGCGTGACTGATGTTGCTTATCTGAAGGCCGAGGTTCAGGAGGATACTAACGTTACGGCAACTGTTATAGATATCACGGTCGTTGTATCGGAAAAGGTCACTCTGGAGAAGGCCGTCAATAAGACCGATGCAAAGCCCGGCGAACAGCTGATCTACACTATAACCTATGCCGACACCGGAACGGAACCAATCAATAATCTGATCATCTACGATACGATTCCGTTCTACACCTCTCTTGATCCTGTAATAGTAACCGACACGGTCAACTTCACCGAACCGTCTCAGGTTAGCACCGATTACGGAGTGACATGGGAGGACTGGGCAACATTCGACAAAAGCACTCTTGCCTCTGTAACCACCGTCAAGTGGATAATCGGAACATTGACGGCCGGTCAGTCAGGCACGGTTGTCTTCCCGGTATTGATAGACGGTTATTGA
- a CDS encoding SdrD B-like domain-containing protein has translation MTHGNGVYTQGDKLTLLENTTIVDSTASAISLNDSVGAVIRKSIINGSFGGSGIRVSSDSSYGDFSLNSFGDNRGLAIDLLRAPSSDMIEGVNPNDGLLNESYGNTGIDHPVIALATRSGSALSIQGFVGQNTPSAVFAGSVVEIYSARAGDGDSYSGEDYGEGIKYIGSFTVDSQGNFEGNVSPVSEDTKVITAITRHESFSNVLGIFAYSTSEFGPNKSVGSGLKISGYVYEDLNFNRTRDYAEPGIAGVRLKLWKFDGSGWTFQSYTQTDNEGFYSFDVSQGTFRVVEDAQNLFNSSTEGSDPVGYISTTPNWVEVIVDTVNKTADFGDFKGFIVKGFVFDDTGAGVISQANNATRDPGEAGIPGVLVTLTNGSDKFTRYTDQDGLYRFFVSGDPVYPIVIRETDLPAYTSTGDHDSDGSAPLEERNTITINSSVDSFAFNNFADVKRLLIEGINTVSGLPGSTVSIDHSLFVATYGSVSLETISSQGFSIAVYELDSAGNVLGLWDNNIARSPARYYFRLTVNIPTEAISGTFDAIKVRAVQDWSNSAGSDSAETYDTITVGAEGLSIRKETRNFSISGDWGLSSEGKPGEIIEYRISFANNGTLSIPSVVITDPLDRDLQLLQSSYSMGSSHGNVILSVDGSEHLLVAEDGGDANLDWAFCEGGVLTVNITKILGALQPGSSGWLIFKTKLRR, from the coding sequence GTGACTCACGGAAACGGTGTCTATACACAGGGAGACAAACTGACGCTTCTGGAGAATACAACGATCGTCGATTCAACCGCTTCGGCCATATCTCTCAACGATTCTGTGGGAGCGGTTATCAGAAAGTCAATCATCAACGGCTCTTTTGGCGGTTCCGGTATAAGGGTTAGCAGCGATTCAAGTTATGGCGACTTTTCGCTAAACTCTTTTGGTGATAATCGCGGCCTGGCGATTGATCTTCTCAGAGCGCCATCTTCGGACATGATTGAGGGTGTGAATCCAAACGACGGGCTTCTCAATGAAAGCTATGGTAATACGGGTATCGATCACCCTGTAATAGCTCTGGCAACGCGAAGCGGTAGCGCTCTGTCTATTCAGGGATTTGTAGGTCAGAACACTCCCAGCGCAGTCTTCGCCGGTTCTGTCGTTGAGATATACTCTGCAAGAGCAGGGGACGGAGACTCTTATTCGGGAGAGGACTACGGTGAAGGAATAAAGTATATCGGGTCATTTACAGTAGATTCTCAGGGAAACTTTGAGGGCAATGTCTCCCCTGTCTCTGAGGACACAAAAGTCATAACAGCTATAACCCGTCACGAAAGCTTCAGTAACGTTCTCGGTATTTTTGCTTACAGTACTTCCGAGTTCGGTCCGAATAAATCAGTTGGTTCGGGTCTGAAGATCAGCGGTTACGTCTATGAAGATCTCAATTTCAACAGGACCCGCGACTATGCCGAACCCGGTATTGCGGGAGTCAGGCTGAAGCTCTGGAAGTTTGATGGAAGCGGCTGGACTTTCCAGTCTTACACTCAGACGGACAATGAAGGCTTTTATAGCTTCGATGTTTCGCAGGGAACTTTCAGAGTTGTGGAAGACGCCCAGAATCTCTTCAATTCATCAACTGAAGGATCTGATCCTGTTGGATACATATCCACGACTCCGAACTGGGTTGAAGTGATAGTAGATACAGTAAACAAAACGGCCGATTTCGGTGATTTCAAAGGTTTTATTGTGAAAGGTTTTGTCTTCGATGACACCGGTGCAGGCGTCATCTCTCAGGCCAATAATGCTACAAGAGATCCGGGAGAGGCGGGAATACCGGGAGTGTTGGTTACACTGACAAACGGTTCGGACAAATTTACAAGATACACAGACCAGGACGGTCTTTATAGATTCTTCGTCTCCGGAGATCCTGTCTATCCAATCGTAATAAGAGAGACGGATCTTCCGGCATATACATCAACGGGCGACCATGATAGCGACGGGTCTGCCCCTCTTGAAGAGAGAAATACTATAACGATAAACTCGAGTGTTGATTCTTTTGCCTTCAACAATTTTGCAGATGTGAAGAGACTGCTCATCGAAGGTATAAACACCGTTTCGGGACTTCCGGGAAGCACCGTCAGTATCGATCATTCTCTGTTCGTTGCAACTTATGGTAGCGTTTCTCTGGAGACCATTTCATCTCAAGGCTTTAGTATCGCTGTTTATGAGCTCGATTCGGCAGGGAATGTGCTGGGTCTGTGGGATAACAATATCGCAAGGTCTCCGGCAAGGTACTATTTTAGATTAACAGTCAACATACCCACTGAAGCCATCAGCGGCACGTTCGACGCAATAAAAGTCAGGGCAGTTCAAGACTGGTCTAATTCTGCGGGAAGCGATAGCGCCGAGACTTACGATACAATTACCGTTGGAGCCGAGGGCCTCTCGATACGCAAAGAGACCCGCAATTTCTCGATCTCGGGTGACTGGGGATTGTCATCTGAAGGAAAGCCCGGGGAGATAATCGAGTACAGGATCTCATTTGCCAACAATGGAACTCTTTCGATTCCTTCGGTCGTGATTACCGATCCTCTGGATAGAGATTTGCAGTTACTTCAGAGCAGTTATTCTATGGGCAGTTCACACGGTAACGTGATTCTCTCTGTCGATGGCAGCGAGCATCTGCTGGTCGCCGAAGACGGTGGCGACGCTAATCTTGATTGGGCCTTCTGCGAGGGGGGAGTTCTGACGGTTAATATCACAAAGATACTCGGTGCGTTGCAGCCAGGCTCCTCTGGCTGGCTTATATTCAAAACGAAACTTAGAAGATAA